The following nucleotide sequence is from Cicer arietinum cultivar CDC Frontier isolate Library 1 chromosome 2, Cicar.CDCFrontier_v2.0, whole genome shotgun sequence.
GAGAGAACAAAATTCCTGGTCTAACATAATAGTAGAAAAcccattttatgtttttttaactaACCCAAATGCATCCTCATATTTCCTCTAGGTTAGGAAGATTTAGCAATGCATGTATATCCTTTATTGGTTTCCACTGTCATTTGTCATGATTTTCATTAGTTAGGATTTTGTAGAGAATCATGAACCAAATTCATGTCTTCTGCAAACATTGCAATTAAAAAGAATAGGAGTATTCCTATCTATTTCTCTACCCAATGGATGATGTGATTTACATTTACCGACACAGTTCAGGATCCTAATTTGTTATCGCTTTGATCTTGTGgcaattgattttattaaatcaaaaatataatcTTAAGAGAGCATGCTTCTTTTTTAATCTTCATACATGCAATTGATATGTGTTATCTAGTGCAAGTTCCTCTGAGCTAATGGATTATTTGACTTGCAGCATCGAGATCATATGCTCGTGGTACTAGCAAGCCCTATGATCTCTTTGGAAATAGAAGACCAGGGGATGAAGAGTTCAAGAAAACCTGGGCAAAGGAGATGGATGAAGATAACACTCTATGGACAGGAAGTGAGGATGAAAGCGATGAAGATAACAATTCAAAGAGTCGTCTTCATAAAGATATTAGGAAAGTAAGACAACAAGCTAAGGAACACGCAGACCTGATTGATGGTGATGACAGTGACGAGTTAAGAAGTGTTTGGTCCGGCAGCGATGAGGAAAAAACACTTTGGACTGGTGATGAAATGGATAGCGATGACGATGTGCCTACAGAAGCTTACCCAAATGAAAGAAGTGATAAGTACATAGATAAGTTGTTTGAGTTTGACGAAATGCCAAAATACAGAACCATCTCCGAGCTTTTGAAATCTGAACAAGAGCCCGAGGAGTTGTCCCCGGGAAAGCAAGCTAGGAAGATTGCGGTTGAGAATGCTTTGAAGAAACTAAAGAAAGGTCCAGATGGGAGGTATACCAATACATGGGAAGTTATGACTGATTTAGATATTCTAATTGGAGCGTTCGAAAATGTCGTTTCGGGACCGGAGTATGAAGAGCTTAGACAAGGAGGATCTAAACAGCTAAATATTCAGTTTTTTAAGGACATACAAGCGCGAATGAGAGATCCAAATTACAAATTCTCACCTGAGTTGAAATTGAAACCAAAGAGTAAACTTGTTTCTAGAAAGAAATGGCAAAAGACAGAGTCTAGAAGAAGGAAAGCGCAGAAGAGATAAAGTTATGTTGTCTCAAGATGGAAACAGAAGTTGGGCTTGTAATCTTAACATGCCTTTGTACTGTTTAATGTTTATGCAACTTAATGGATGAGAGTTTTTTTGGGTTACATAATGGATGAGAGtagtatatttaaattaaatggttttttttgttttatttttactcaaaatattcaatttttattttgttttaaccCTTCGATTTCCAATGAAATGAACCTAATGATCTAGAGTTAATTCGAGAGGCAAGTAAAGTTTAATAAAGAAGTGTTTCagttaaaattcaaattcaaaatatttgacTTATGGACTACCTTGAAATTActattcaaattattattattttctagtTACTTTAGAGTTTAGAGAAgatgatatgattattttatACGAGCATATGGGAAAAGAATAATGCAAAGAGCAAGGAACAGTTGGGAAAATAATCCTTATTTTAGTACAATAGGGAACTTGATCAATATTACATGTGATTCTACAATGCCTAGCAAATAAGTAAGGTATTATTTCTTTAGAGACAACGTGATATTTTGTTGCATAGGAAAACCTAGATTGAGATTGTccttaaaataaatcaatcttTGCAAGAAAAGGGTGAATTAAATTCGAAGAAAATACAACCCTCAAATGTGTATATATAAGTAACATAACCCCATAGTTCATTTCATTCACCAAGAACTAGCATAGACAAATTTAACTACCTTTGCTAGAAATACCATAATCATATTATTAAAGAGAAAATGTCTATTGATCAAAAGACACATGAAACAGATCGTATCTATGAAGAATTTGAAGCACCAACTGATGTCGATCGCGACGATGCAAGTGAGACACTAGTTCTTATACTTCCAGGTTAATTTCTTTCTTCTCTGTGTCATTAATTCCTATAATAATACTACATAAGTATATGATTTTAAAGAATAATCGATCTTCTTTAAGAAAACATGAACCTAAATTTGAAGAATTATATGCAGGATTTAAGAAAGAGCAAATGAGAGTTCAAGTAACAGCAGCACGTGTGTTAAAGATAAGTGGTGAAAGACAAATAAGCAACAACAAATATCGTCGATTTCGTAAAGAAATCCAATTACCACTTCATTTGGACACAAATACCATTGCTGCCAAATTTGAATCTGGAATCTTATACATTAAACTTTTGAAACATatcaacaaaaacaataatgagCAACAAAATGTTCCAACACAAGAACCAAAGAAAGATGAAGAAGAGAaaccaaagaaagaaaatggtAAAGCAGaggaattaaaaaaagatgatgATGTGAAGAACAAAGTTGAGGAAAGGCCAGAGACAATGAGAGTGGTTTCAAAACTGAGACCAGAATATGTGAATGCATTATGTGGTTTGTTTGATgaaattaagaagaagaagaagaaatttcTGAATTTGTTGCTACTTGCATTGATGTTTGGTCTCTATGTTAAGAATGTTATTAAGTCAATATTTTCAGGAGGACACAAAAGTCAAGAGTAATTCATTAATTCATTCATTGTGTGTGAATAAGTATTTCACAATTATCTGTATGTGTAATATACTGCATAAATTCCTCAagagaataaataattattattattatttagttgtTATTGACTATGGTTTCTGATAATCATGAtgcaatatatatgaatatactTTTCCTTTTTATCGGTTGTTTTAaggttatttatatataaaaatgaataaattttttcattttttttttaatattttgttatttcttttagaaaataaaattaggaaGGATTTGCTAAGttcatacaaattttttatGCAAATGTAATTTGTCATAagaattaatgatattttattagataaaaatgaaattgatgatgaaataaagaattgggagactttaaattaaataataatatattttgtcaaaacgGATATTCATTTAAGTCTtgtattgaataataaaaaaattaaaatgaagaattattataaatatagagtTAATTTGAGTTTAATTCGGGATTTGAGTGTAACTTTTTGTctttgagattttttattttataattaaaaaaatatattctattgATTAAGAAGATTTAAATTCACTATCTTGAGATACTTGTAGAAATTACAAGTCAaattaataatgatatattttgttgtatGAATGTGGATGGGTGATTCCTGAAATCATAATAACTATATAAATTGCTTTTTTATTGCTTCTTGTCCATATGTACTTTCATTTGTACGAAGACTttcttttattgattttccAACTATATTAGAACACATTactgttaaaaaaattactttattttgtattttattcgATCTTAACTAATATCCATGGACAGATCTAGTtattcaaattttcattttttattctcaTACATACACAAAAAGCTCAATCACATATCATGTATCCTATACTATTGTTTGCctttgtctatatatatatctatatacaaACAACTCTGACTTTCTTTTTAATACTGACTTTTACATTGAGATTGAGATACTCCTATGTTTTGAAAATATCACAAGTATCTAAAATCTTTCGGACcaaaaaaatagagtttatGTGAAGTGTATTTTTCTAAAAGTATGTGTGAAAGTGAAAAGAGAAgttctctttttaaaatttgcTTTAAGTCTCTCTTTCTTTATTAGGGCTGGCCCAAATAAGTATAATAGAATGGCCCAGgttatatatcaattttcaaataaattagattCAGCACAATTAAATCTATTAGTTATGCATGTATTTTATCAAAAACTTGTTGGTTAGCTAATTTTTCAatgatttgtaaaaaaaatttaatattttaatgacaGTCaactttgtattttattatcttaattGTACTTTTAATCCATATATTTTACcacatttacaaaaataatctcctaatttaaaattaaattttttttatttctcttttatcatatttgtcgtagttttgatttttaaattagaattttcaCTTGTTAAATGGATATTTTTAACACAAAAATTGGATTCATAATCTCAATTATACACTTGAAGAGAAAATACAACTTTTAGGACAAATAATTACCATTTTTAGgctaaaagtaattattttttaggataAAATTATACTAAGAGCAAAACTGTaaaaaatgtgaacatagatgaaaaaaaaaatccaattttaaaatagaaagactgttttgataaatatgttaaaaaataaagagagaaaCAATGCTATCAGGCTTCTATTATTTAAAGAGACGAATTAGTAAATTTAAATGTGTTTTACAtaaaatcaagaaaatcaattgcactaactatattttttaatacttcCAAAAGTAACTTTTTCCTCTTACAATAATAGCCGGAAAGAGTACATAAATATCTCATTTAACATACTTTAGGTCTCACTCTATCTTAAACAAGTCTCGaagataatatataatataaccaATAAAGAGTTTAATATGTAAACACTACATAACATctaataataactttttatttttcaatgtgatacgattaattaaatttcaaaatacagTTACAAGTACAAAATGATGTGGCAAAATAATGAACTTTTATTTGTCGTTGCTGCGataataatttacaataatCTTACATATTCTTTGAGACCGTATTTGATTAAACTATTAATCACTTATAAATTACAAACATTTATCATATAAGTACTTATGTATCACttttttggctaaattacatccataattccttaacttaatttcaggtaacgttttagttctttatttttattttattttttgatcttttatttttattttaagtgacaatttgatattttatgttttaaaattttaataatgttatccttttttatacaaaaattcaaaaaaatcatcaaaattttcaaccaaaacccataaaattaatagtcatcttcaatataatgcaaattttatcaaatctataactcaaatattcaaatacactcatattttcatctccaacaacatcaaataaataataaaaatatgagtttatttcaagatttaagttatgaatttgattaaatttgtattttattgaagatgataatgaattttatgggttttgtttgaaaaatttgatgatttatttgaatttttgtaaaaaagaggacaacattgttgacattttaaaacataaaatatcaaattgtcacttaaaattaaaataaaggatcaactcagaaaaaaaaatataaaggactaaaacgttacctgaaattaagttaagggatcgcGGATGTAATTTGGCCTAAAGAATTTAGTATAAAGTTTTTTAAAAGAGACTTTAAACTTTACGACTTAATTGACGACTCTAAATTTTAGTGACTCTTATAAGAATActttattattgtaaaaaatgacaataataattatagccattaaattttaattatttgctaTTTTATGCTCACTTAATTTGTAAATTAGCAAGTGGGTGTACATTATTAAATGGTAATATACTCTATCTACAATACAAATCAAGTGAGCGTAAATTAACAAACTATTCATACCAAAAGAAAATAGTAATGTGTCGATACTTATcctataaatatttgtttgtgtGTATATGGATGTATGTATAAAAATaactcaattttatatttacgataatattttattgtattaaaaagtttcaaaagaaatcaaaattaaactcttaaatGTACTCTAATAATTGAGCTTACATTCTCGTTGATGTTTTAACAAAGTGttcaattaaaatcataaaaatataaaaataaataaataaaaagtaacaataactaacaaacaaataaaaatattgtttttggtAGAAATAGTACAGGTTTTCATCCTCCACATTTTAAGCTTCCATGTTTCTCTCCTTTTGAATATTCACCAACTTTGCACTTCATCAAACTTTGCACTCTATCAAACTTTGCACTCAATCAAACTTTGCATTCCATCAAAAAATGGAAGTCTCATCTTCATCATCCTTTGCAATCCCTTAGGAAACCATCATCAAATCGACCTCTACAAATCACCACCACAAGCACTACTGTCATAGAGTCCACACAACCACCTCTGTCAACTTTGACCTCCGACGAACCACCACCACGAGTGTTATCGCTAAAGCGTTTACTCAGCCACCACCGTCAACTTTGACCCTAGACGAACCACCACCATGAGCAACTCCCCTTTCATGGCCGTTTTTGTGAGTTTGTTCTCTTCGACTCTCTCTCTCTTAACAATAAAGCTTATTTCTCTAtgtatatttgtttattaaaaaaaacattcacaataaataaatattagattaattagatatgacatctttttaatgtttgagttgttaagacacaagttgtaccacttggtggctttaaaactcaattttaaaaccgAAAATATCAAAAGATATTCTTAAACGGAATAACTAGATGaaacatctttttactccttgagtttttgatacacgagttgtacaactcgatagtcttaaaactcatttttttcaaaataattattcaaatcaaacaaatcatttttttttcttcccgtcaaaacaactctttttttttatcaacaacaaaacataatttctttaaaagcaatcaacacatccgcattttctacccaagaactatgtagctttgatttctccatcgcatcgggagatacgtagaagcaagatcacactcttgtcaagcacattaataaaaaatcttttttttttctcttctcttttttaagcacacatttagtttaaaaaacaattgatattcatatttgATAGTAAGgagaaataagtatatttaagttaatattaattttgtgcaattaattataggtaacatATTTTTAACAGATGTCATATGGTGTTAATACCTTCTCtatgcataatcgactcccgaactcaaaatttggtttcaaagatcattttttatatagttttatttttaaggattttccaatattttttctattttaaaataaattttagtggcgacttcattgaattcgagaaacactcgaaattttaggccgcgacactatatttttaaaaactatacatAAATTcgaaattatattttcaaaaggaaaaaaatgatgtttttgTTCAAACTCATATTTCTAGAGgataaaaagtttatatttatttggaaGTATACTTCTAAAGTCCATGTAAAGTGAGAAAATAAGCTCATTTTATATTTGCTTTTAGGAAGTTTCTTCTCTCTCCCCTCAATTCCATGATCTCATTGGTAAATCCAAATGAGTTTTTGAAGACTTTTAAAAACATTGAGGAAAAGCCTAACTCAAATAAATATGGTgatatatcaattttcttttcaaatttaatGAATTTCTTTTATCGTTTAATGAATGATGttgattttcaaatttaaatcagATTAGATTTGATACAAATACactaatgttaaaaaaaaatagatattttaaattgagaTATGTGCTCTAACATATAAAATGTTTTCGTATTTAACAAATGAGTCATATTTATGagacaattaaatttatttgctATGCTTTTATTGTATCAAAACTAATTAGAGGTTAATTAATCTTTTGATAAAGGTAATTATAATCAAACTcgtattttattcttttaaatcttttattttaaagaagTCAAATTTACTATCAATTTGAATCACTCCAAAATCTACTTAACtggtttgaaattatttatgaaattaatgtAGTAACTTTGAAATGAGCTTGGTTTCATGTTTTATCTTGTTCCaacaaatttacaaaataaaaagtaacaaGATTACTTAGCTCATGATATCTTTTTTACTAATTCATTATATTCTTCCCTTTTATTCCTTTTGGACTTTTATAAAGATACTACCTAGTATTGGAAGTAACTAACAAAAGATGCAAAGTTTTTTTGAGTTTATCAGACATTTCACTCTAATTTCTTAAACTTTCTTTTACATCTAACATGTAATTAATATGAGTGACAAAAGATTTAGACACCTTAAACGTACAAAGATTTAAGAGATTTGaacttttaagaaaaattaataagcGCTAAATGATGgtgaatatattttaaaaagaaaaaaaaactttctttcACATAcgaaactttttatatttaataatttccgcctattaatagtaaaatactggtaacaaaatataataatttatacaagATTAACGACTTTTTTAGGTTAAATATATActagaatatattaaaattctATGGTTTTATAATAGCTTAAAAATGCCAAAATTCTTATCTTTGTCCCATAATAAAATTTTGCAATAACATTGCCAAAACACAAAGTCACCTAGATGAGACCAAAGCATATAAATTTTCTTGCATTGGAGCATTTGACTAATGTTTGCACgaaaagaaagtaataaaacaaaacaataaattacaataactaatttaaaaatgGCATGCACAGTACATAATAATGTCCAATTGATGCATATAAAAGCAACATTGATAGAGCTTTGATTCTCCAACATAAATAGAAAAAACCAACATACAAAATCATATATTGAAATTTGCAAGCATGGATCAAAAGGTACAATCAACACGTAGTCGTGTATACAAAGATTTGCAACCATATTTTGAATGGAATGAAGATGAAGCAAATGCCACACTTGTCCTAATGTTGCCaggtatttttaatttctttcaccTCCAATCCATTTGAATTTTTCAGATTTCATAATCTTTTTTTCCATGAGTTtgtatattttagtaaatctcTTCTTCAAATTATGTatgtcaaatttaaaattaaattcattcattaatcatattttgttgtaagTACATAATATTAGACATATCATATATGAGTTTAAAGActatgttaattttgtttttactcatttctaattgtgtatATGTTATCATGATTTtcctttattatattaatttcttttattggtattttgaatttgaattctttcatattaaaattcaaCATGAAATTGTTATACCATTAAAATTTACTATGGAGTGGACGAATCTTGACCCATATATAAGGGGTAGAATTTAAGAGTgcaatttttgtcaaaaatattttattattttaaaacatataatgaattaatacaattaaaatGAAAGGTATTTTTGTAGAATACATATTGTTATTACAATATTTGATGTAAGTGTAAAACCGTTTTAGCTCTTTGTTTTTAGTcactttctcatatttttaataaatgtatgaactttcaatttcaacaaaaaaaaaaaaggattcacaagggAACAATTGAGGGTGCAAGTGACTTCAAATGGTGTCCTAAGGATCAATTGTGAAAGACAAGGCAATGATAACACATGGCATCGTTTTGGTAAAGAATTTACAATTCCTCAATATTGTGACACCAATGAAGTGAGTGCAAAGTTTGAACGTGGAGTATTATCAATCAAGTTTCCTAAGTTAATCACCCCTATTAAGCCACAAGAACAAGAAACTATCACAAATCCACCACAAGAAGCTTCAATTCCAAAGCAACATAGTGATGAACCTAAGACACAAGCACAAGTGATTGATGATCAACAAGAGTcaccaaaagaaaatattagtgatgaaaaagaaaataaaaaaatagaaaaaaaagatgaaaataagGTTAAGCCTAATGATGAGTTGTTAGAGACAAAAGAAGTAAATAAAAGCACTATTAATGATCAAGGAACACAAAAGGGCAAGATGATACAAAGATTGAAAACAAGGGCTTTGGATTTTAGTATAAGTTTGAAATCAGGAAATGATAAGGATGTTAACCAATTATTAGGATTTGGTTGTGGTGACACAAGGCCTAAGATGGGTATGGTGTTGGTGAATTTGATTGTGGCCATTTTATTGGTTTTGGTGATTGGTGTATATGCCAAAAATGCACTTTGGTCATCATCAAAATCATTTCATGGAGAATCAAAggaattttaatcacatatatgCATGTCCATTCTTGTAAAtgcataaataaattcaataaagGAGCAAAACAACAAATTTGATTATATATCTATATTTTATATCAAGATGGATCAAATTGTGTAGAATGTAATACTTAGATATTATATCgcttaataaattttatatttgaatgttatttttcactttaatattattcacttgaatttcaaaataaaaaatgagattgTGATTGATGCGTTTAAGTTGAATTAGATCATAGTTGATTCAAGTTGGTGATGATCTTATAATTAGATTTGATCGACttaaattttgatcaattataataaatcaaaatataagaCGGTAGAAAATTGTCGGATATGATCttatgatcatttttttttcttcaaggtATAATGTGTACTTCATTCATCTTAAATGATTTTGCAACATCACATTTAAACATGGTCCATTCATTACTTGTTAGAATTTGGTCATTGTAATACACAAAAACATGTGTCAGGCTTAAGTTTATAGATTGTGTAAAGAAACAATTTtggattttataaaaaaaattaaaaataataacaataataataattaagagtttttatgactattttaaaatacttctATTTATACCTATGTTTATTTATGTCGTCTCTATCATTCAAAGTGTCAATgcatttacttaaaaaaattataaacaatataaatttCTAAAACTCTTTCGAATTCTCGTAGTCAATATGACATTTATTAAAgattatataga
It contains:
- the LOC101504756 gene encoding uncharacterized protein — encoded protein: MDQKVQSTRSRVYKDLQPYFEWNEDEANATLVLMLPGFTREQLRVQVTSNGVLRINCERQGNDNTWHRFGKEFTIPQYCDTNEVSAKFERGVLSIKFPKLITPIKPQEQETITNPPQEASIPKQHSDEPKTQAQVIDDQQESPKENISDEKENKKIEKKDENKVKPNDELLETKEVNKSTINDQGTQKGKMIQRLKTRALDFSISLKSGNDKDVNQLLGFGCGDTRPKMGMVLVNLIVAILLVLVIGVYAKNALWSSSKSFHGESKEF
- the LOC101503908 gene encoding uncharacterized protein isoform X2; its protein translation is MDEDNTLWTGSEDESDEDNNSKSRLHKDIRKVRQQAKEHADLIDGDDSDELRSVWSGSDEEKTLWTGDEMDSDDDVPTEAYPNERSDKYIDKLFEFDEMPKYRTISELLKSEQEPEELSPGKQARKIAVENALKKLKKGPDGRYTNTWEVMTDLDILIGAFENVVSGPEYEELRQGGSKQLNIQFFKDIQARMRDPNYKFSPELKLKPKSKLVSRKKWQKTESRRRKAQKR
- the LOC101504441 gene encoding uncharacterized protein; the encoded protein is MSIDQKTHETDRIYEEFEAPTDVDRDDASETLVLILPGFKKEQMRVQVTAARVLKISGERQISNNKYRRFRKEIQLPLHLDTNTIAAKFESGILYIKLLKHINKNNNEQQNVPTQEPKKDEEEKPKKENGKAEELKKDDDVKNKVEERPETMRVVSKLRPEYVNALCGLFDEIKKKKKKFLNLLLLALMFGLYVKNVIKSIFSGGHKSQE
- the LOC101503908 gene encoding uncharacterized protein isoform X1 gives rise to the protein MGWRSFSYNNLFLSLVRVAKPQWLPLSQRSKVFYDSGLVVLRNCCNSASLVNFQASRSYARGTSKPYDLFGNRRPGDEEFKKTWAKEMDEDNTLWTGSEDESDEDNNSKSRLHKDIRKVRQQAKEHADLIDGDDSDELRSVWSGSDEEKTLWTGDEMDSDDDVPTEAYPNERSDKYIDKLFEFDEMPKYRTISELLKSEQEPEELSPGKQARKIAVENALKKLKKGPDGRYTNTWEVMTDLDILIGAFENVVSGPEYEELRQGGSKQLNIQFFKDIQARMRDPNYKFSPELKLKPKSKLVSRKKWQKTESRRRKAQKR